A stretch of DNA from Maniola hyperantus chromosome 14, iAphHyp1.2, whole genome shotgun sequence:
CGGAGACGGCGGGGGAGTGCGGCATCTCTTGCAGGAAGTCCCGCCCCGAGTCGCAGCAGCGCGCCAGCAGGGGGTCGAGGGGTAACATTGGGGGGCTAGCAGTGTATACACACGTTTGACGATGCTCTGCAGCGCGGAGACGGCGGGGGAGTGCGGCATCTCTTGCAGGAAGTCCCGCCCCGAGTCGCAGCAGCGCGCCAGCAGGGGGTCGAGGGGTAACACTGGGGGGCTAGCAGTGTATACACACGTTTGACGATGCTCTGCAGCGCGGAGACGGCGGGGGAGTGCGGCATCTCTTGCAGGAAGTCCTGCCCCGAGTCGCAGCAGCGCGCCAGCAGGGGGTCGAGGGGCAAAGCGCCCAGCAGCGGCGCCTGCAGCGTGCAGCACAtctgcgccgcgccgcccgtgGTGGCCGGGAAGATCTCGCTACGTGTCTGGCAACATTGACAGGAAATGTCCTGGTCAGTGGTAAATATTAGCTCGCTTTCTGCTATCTCTGTTTTGTTTGTTCTTCTGTTCAGTACAAATTTTGCAatcgattttaaactaacttcccgATGAGCAATAGAGGCTTGTAAATACATATAGCTAATAGAAAGAgagataaagaaataaataaataacaagacTAAAAAGctgagaataataattattacttaagttttcaaaagtaaaaaatataaaaattatatttagttaTCAGAATACTTGCACTCTCAGTGACTACTGGGTGGTATGGGACATGTCATTTTTCGTTCAAtagaataattatatatatattttttaattttatagactagcacttggctgcaatcagacctggtggcaagtgatgatgcagcccaagatggagcgtgcttgcctagaagatgcctattcactattgtcttgaaggtacccatacaATTGTCCACTTACCTTGCAATTGGGGCAGACGAATAGGGACATATTCTCCACAACGCCTAAGACGGGCAGGCCCACCTTGCGGCAGAACTGGATCTCCTTCCGCACGTCCAGCAGCGCCACTTCCTGGGGAGTGGTCACCACCACGGCGCCCGTCACGCCCGCGGCCGACAGGTATTGAACTAGCGACAGGTGCTCGTCTGATGTTCCTGAAAtgttcaaaatccatacttaggCCTACTTGCACAAAGACACTTGAAGtatattttttgggttccgcaTCTCccaagaaaaaaaggaatctTTATGGGATCACTCAGACCTTGacggggaatcaaaacctatagggttgaattatacgatggtacggagaaCTCTTGGTGTGTGAATCTGACTcccatttgaccggtttttagggttttttaaTGGCAAAAAAACAGAatccttatagattcgtcatgtttgtctgtctgtctccgtccgtatgtcacagccacttttatccgaaactataagagctatactgttgaaacttggtaagtagatgtattctgtgaaccacattcagatttttacacaaaaatagaaaaaaataaacagtaaattttggggttccccatactcaGAACTGAAACtctgaaaaaaattttttttcatcaaacccatacgagtggggtatctatgggtataaatatcatttatttctaaactgaatagtttgcgcgagataatgtagaatagaatagaatgttttttttattcatgtaaactttttacaagtgcttatgaatagtcaggtagttttaatttaccactggttcggaatgccgttccacACTAGAGACACTtgcaaagtggtaaaatgtgtgtggttatttttccgacccaaatatcgaccaatagaattgcaccattcgacgtcacgtggtacaacctacatggtattatactgatagttttttgaaaattttctctggtagttgctatatataaaaaacaaaacatgatccagtcaaattaaccacacgtcaaactgacaggttgaattcaattgtgaaaattggagattttgCATGAAAATGAGTCGATTTGGAGTTTGTTCTCTGTCCACCATCGATAAAAAAGTCAAAGGAAATGTTCCCATTAATACGGAGAAGTGTAATGTTGTTTTATTCATTATGAAATTCTTATTTGTTAACTGTACATTTCGTCTCatggtgcaattctattggccgacatttgggacggaaaaataatcccccgaataccacacgagcttcaaaattatctggcatttccctcaaggttccctgcaaacaaataaagtcgtcaagtttttgactccttcatttgtttgcaacgaacctatcgggaaatacccgataattttgaagctcttgtggtattataagtgaaaattggtttgaacgcgatctagtaagtagtttttaaccgacttcaaaaaaaggaggaggttctcaattcgtcggaatctttttttttttttttttttttatttttttttttatgtatgttccccgattactcgaaaacgcctagaccgattttgaaaattctttttttgtttgaaagggtatacttcaaagttggtcccatttcaatttggtgaagatctgatgaacatcttcgaagatagatactggaactcctcaacggataagagtaaattgctcgcgatcagtgtaatagcttagtaaacagtaagacttttaaccagtcatagcataattccatggggccactaaaaattgtgaaataaaatttttttacaaaaaaaaataaaaaccgacttcgttacacaaacactaaaaattgaaaaataatttaatttattaccgaatatattatgtatacaagagttaatatagttccataataatattttttggggtcggtgccaatgaggtgccatggtggagtcccataaaaatatgaagtctagacgattcgcgcagctaaagctaattggcaccggcaccaaaaagtattataatggaactatattaactcttgtatacataatatattcggtaataaattaaattatttttcaatttttagtgtttgtgtaacggagtcggtttttttttttttttttgatttatcgtgcaaaatgtcgataaaatacgattgtagtacggaatcctcagtgcgcgagtgcttcgcacttggccggtttatgcTTACCTGGCGGCGTATCGATCAGTAAATAGTCCAAGTCTCCCCAGTCCACCTCGCTGAGGAACTGCTTGATCATACCTACAACATTTCAgacaaaaaataacattaacttttgagaacattatggagatctctcaggcatgcaggtttcctcgcggtgttttccttcaccgttaaaacgagtgatgtttaatttcttaagacgcacatagctccgaaaagttagaggtgcgtgcccggactcgaacccctgatctcccgaacaggaggcggacgtcctaaccactaggctatcacggcttaatATAATGTTACTTTTTAGCTTcactcataggctagattgtaatctTAGTAGAGTACAACTGCCAGCAATTtacaatcaataaaaaaaaaacttgatttgATTGGGAGattttgacgatctccctggcgcagtggtcttgttagtgggaggtcccgggttcgattcccggcagggggttggaattttataatttctaaattgctggtctggtctggtgggaggcttcggccgtggctagttaccaccctaccggcaaaactgtgccgccaagcgatttagcgtttcggtacgatgccgtgtagaaaccaaaggggtatgggtttaataaaaaaactggcataccccttccaggttagcccgcatcatcacttaccaccaggtgagattgcagtcaagggctaacttgtatctgaataataatagtaaaaaagTATCACTGTGAAACGTTATCGCTTCTAATCTAAGACCTTTCAAATTGTCAATCTAAGCTTCTAATCTGACAATGTCTAGTTACCGTTTTTCTTGGGTCCCCTCCAGATGACGGCATCATCAGGACTGCCCAGCAGGAAGCCGATGGACATCAGCGAGAGGTTGTCTGTCACGTACTGAGAACAGacgtttttttatcatttatatgATAGTGTTTTCGTTACATTTCAAggattctaaatattttttaaatacatatgtaTCAAggttgcggaaccggcaggattcgctCTTGCGTCTTCCTGGGGGtcgaaaatttagaaattataattgtAACAAACCATCCGCCCGCGCGGCCGCCGAATGCTTTCCCACTCGCACACTACTAACTGCACTGTTCTACAAACACGTCATCGAGTAGCCGCCTACGCAAGAAGCGGGGATCCGCGAGTATAAAAGAGCGCGCCCGCCAGTCCGAAAATCATTCTTAGCCTAGCGGCCGGTCTTAgagcgatagccacgcagtcctcTAAGACTGGTAGGGTTAAGGAGTGCGGTAGTTACCTACAGCCCACTCCGACACCCAGTCGAGGTCACGAACGCGATAGCGCCAGCAGTCCGTTCTTCCACCTCCAGCTTAGGATCCGATTCTTAGCCTAGCGGCCGGTCTTAgagcgatagccacgcagtcctcTAAGACTGGTAGGGTTAAGGAGTGCGGTAGCTACCTGCAGCCCACTCCGACACCCAGTCGAGGCCACGAACGCGATAGCGCCAGCAGTCCGTTCTTCCGCCTCCAGATTAGGTCATTATTCaccaagtttattttgttacctACGTGTATTGTGTAATACTGTATAAGTGGAGAATACAGATTTTGAAGTCAACCCTCGAGTTTCACTGCTACCACCCCttacataattaaataatcCTTCAtaccataaatgcgaaagtgtgtctgtgtgtctgtctgctagctttttagggCCCAaaagcttaaccgattttgatgaaatttggtacagagttagcttacatcccggaaattgacataggcaagttttatcctggaaaagcaaaaaattcccacaagatttttaaaaacctaaatccacgcagacgaagtcgcaggcatcgtctagttaaaaataatttattctacTAGACTATTTTAATATAAGAGTTTGCATGCCAGAAATGGTTGAATACATTGGATTCAAATATTTATAGTACCACCTTTTTTACATGCGAGTACATGTAAAAAAGgtggtataaaaatatttgcaaataatGGATAtggacaaaaaaaataaaaaccgacttcgttacacaaacactaaaaattgaaaaataatttaatttattaccgaatatattatgtatacaagagttaatatagttccattataatactttttggtgccggtgccaattagctttagctgcgcgaatcgtctagacttcatatttttatgagactccacagcCATTGTGGAGTCGCATAAaaattggcaccgaccccaaacaatattattatggaactatattaactcttgtatacataatatattcggtaataaattaaattatttttcaatttttagtgtttgtgtaacgaagtcggtttttattttttttgtaaaaaaattttatttcacaatttttagtggctccatggaattatgctatgactggttaaaaatctactgtttactaagctattacactgatcgcgagcaatttactcttatccgttgaggagttccagtatctatcttcgaagatgttcatcagatcttcaccaaattgaaatgggaccaactttgaagtatacactttcaaacaaaaaaagaattttcaaaatcggtccaggcgttttcgcgtaatcggggaacatacataaaaaaaaaaaaaaaaaaagattccgacgaattgagaacctcctcctttttttgaagtcggttaaaaatgattattattatgattataaaattccaaacccctgccagaaatcgaCCCCGGAacctcccgctaataagaccacagcgctcgtCACAGCGCCAGGGAGGAGCTCGTCAAAATTCTTCTTCTTGGCCTTGTATAGATAAGCAGACTTACAACAGGCGACCAGCCGGAGCCCGAGTTGTGCACTTGTTCGCCGCGGACTCCGAGCACTCGCGGCTGGCTCGGCCCGCAAATGTCTGCGTCCAAGATGCCTACCTACAAACGTAAATAACACAAATTGTGTGtgtataatgtaaataacgggcACAAACACGATTaatatattgattttaaattataatagttattgcattttttttacttttgcacaataaatcaaaaaatattctacataattacataaaatcaaaaactaaaataaaaatctgttttagaatgtacaggtagagccctttcatatgataccccactcggtatAGTTCTCTTAATTTAAAACTTCAACCCCAAAACTCGATATCGATTTTTGTTCATTGTATGTATTATTGTAtggtaggcagtggcgtgcagct
This window harbors:
- the Nubp1 gene encoding cytosolic Fe-S cluster assembly factor nubp1-A isoform X2, which translates into the protein MASVPDNAPHECPGTQSEDAGKASACAGCPNQNICASGVPAGPDPAIELIKKRLSNVKHKILVLSGKGGVGKSTVTSLLGHGLAKMNPDINYVTDNLSLMSIGFLLGSPDDAVIWRGPKKNGMIKQFLSEVDWGDLDYLLIDTPPGTSDEHLSLVQYLSAAGVTGAVVVTTPQEVALLDVRKEIQFCRKVGLPVLGVVENMSLFVCPNCKTRSEIFPATTGGAAQMCCTLQAPLLGALPLDPLLARCCDSGQDFLQEMPHSPAVSALQSIVKRVYTLLAPQCYPSTPCWRAAATRGGTSCKRCRTPPPSPRCRASSNVCIHC
- the Nubp1 gene encoding cytosolic Fe-S cluster assembly factor nubp1-A isoform X1; amino-acid sequence: MASVPDNAPHECPGTQSEDAGKASACAGCPNQNICASGVPAGPDPAIELIKKRLSNVKHKILVLSGKGGVGKSTVTSLLGHGLAKMNPDINVGILDADICGPSQPRVLGVRGEQVHNSGSGWSPVYVTDNLSLMSIGFLLGSPDDAVIWRGPKKNGMIKQFLSEVDWGDLDYLLIDTPPGTSDEHLSLVQYLSAAGVTGAVVVTTPQEVALLDVRKEIQFCRKVGLPVLGVVENMSLFVCPNCKTRSEIFPATTGGAAQMCCTLQAPLLGALPLDPLLARCCDSGQDFLQEMPHSPAVSALQSIVKRVYTLLAPQCYPSTPCWRAAATRGGTSCKRCRTPPPSPRCRASSNVCIHC